Proteins from a genomic interval of Scylla paramamosain isolate STU-SP2022 unplaced genomic scaffold, ASM3559412v1 Contig116, whole genome shotgun sequence:
- the LOC135099293 gene encoding uncharacterized protein LOC135099293 isoform X2, which translates to MIALRYPATQINLIWPQAHCTHTLTGLVNARKISMKYGKKALEELLNISLFPDSQCFWVHWLLLCCQVITGIKCSISMAHQTLPLTLVVLTCLVNTCPPVFLPLIALQVTSECG; encoded by the exons ATGATTGCGCTGAGGTACCCCGCCACCCAGATAAACCTCATTTGGCCCCAAGCCCACtgcacacacacg CTAACCGGTCTTGTGAATGCTCGGAAAATAAGTATGAAGTATGGAAAAAAAGCTCTTGAAGAACTACTTAACATCAGTTTGTTTCCTGACAGTCAATGCTTTTGGGTACATTGGCTCCTACTGTGTTGTCAG GTCATCACAGGAATCAAATGCAGCATCAGTATGGCTCACCAAACACTTCCCCTCACACTGGTGGTGTTGACCTGCCTTGTGAACACCTGCCCTCCTGTGTTCCTGCCCTTAATAGCCCTCCAGGTGACATCAG aatgtgGATGA
- the LOC135099293 gene encoding transmembrane protein 135-like isoform X1, with protein sequence MGSFSKILPYSCYELGHCWKHSCSSASFEICIIGFIESIKIYGVVYLLTGLVNARKISMKYGKKALEELLNISLFPDSQCFWVHWLLLCCQVITGIKCSISMAHQTLPLTLVVLTCLVNTCPPVFLPLIALQVTSECG encoded by the exons ATGGGGAGCTTCAGCAAGATCCTGCCATACTCCTGCTATGAGCTCGGCCACTGCTGGAAACACTCGTGCTCCTCAGCCTCCTTTGAAATCTGTATCATTGGGTTCATTGAAAGCATCAAAATCTATGGTGTGGTGTACTTG CTAACCGGTCTTGTGAATGCTCGGAAAATAAGTATGAAGTATGGAAAAAAAGCTCTTGAAGAACTACTTAACATCAGTTTGTTTCCTGACAGTCAATGCTTTTGGGTACATTGGCTCCTACTGTGTTGTCAG GTCATCACAGGAATCAAATGCAGCATCAGTATGGCTCACCAAACACTTCCCCTCACACTGGTGGTGTTGACCTGCCTTGTGAACACCTGCCCTCCTGTGTTCCTGCCCTTAATAGCCCTCCAGGTGACATCAG aatgtgGATGA